Proteins encoded together in one Onychomys torridus chromosome 1, mOncTor1.1, whole genome shotgun sequence window:
- the Atp5md gene encoding ATP synthase membrane subunit DAPIT, mitochondrial: MAGPESDGQFQFTGIKKYFNSYTLTGRMNCVLATYGSIALLVLYFKLRPKKNPAVKAT, encoded by the exons ATGGCTGGTCCAGAAAGTGATGGCCAATTCCAGTTCACTGGTATTAAAAAGTACTTCAACTCTTACACTCTCACAGGTAGAATGAAT tgtGTACTGGCCACATATGGAAGCATTGCTTTGTTGGTCTTATACTTCAAGTTAAGGCCTAAAAAAAACCCAGCTGTGAAGGCAACATAA